One window of Pyxicephalus adspersus chromosome 4, UCB_Pads_2.0, whole genome shotgun sequence genomic DNA carries:
- the LOC140329799 gene encoding protein ripply2.1-like, with translation MEFHQAEQRRAGNPSDSSRCGMIWRPWFNTPVTSMIQQQTSNNMHQLHVSNRGANNDKAKLPDFQHPVKIFWPKSKCFDFLYQDAEMLLMNFPVQATISLYEESDSSASEDEDITDD, from the exons ATGGAATTCCATCAGGCAGAACAGAGGAGAGCTGGGAACCCTTCTGATTCTTCCAG GTGTGGGATGATATGGAGACCTTGGTTTAATACCCCAGTGACATCCATGATTCAGCAGCAAACCTCTAACAATATGCATCAG TTACATGTTTCAAATCGGGGAGCCAACAATGATAAAGCAAAGCTGCCAGACTTTCAGCACCCTGTAAA gaTATTCTGGCCCAAGTCCAAGTGTTTTGACTTTTTGTACCAGGATGCTGAGATGCTGTTGATGAATTTCCCAGTTCAGGCTACCATTTCCTTGTATGAGGAATCAGACAGCAGTGCTTCCGAAGATGAAGATATCACTGATGATTAA